In one window of Nicotiana tabacum cultivar K326 chromosome 12, ASM71507v2, whole genome shotgun sequence DNA:
- the LOC107798973 gene encoding QWRF motif-containing protein 2 isoform X2: protein MVAAVSTTKLNPKVTSNCSSYQNPKRPPLLPSEAENNGRSRRPKIKEVSSRYLSTSSSSSVSTTSSNNTSTTYSSSSNSVASLRSQSPMLTRTVRPVATPVRDSGSVKRSQSVDRRRPVTPVSTETSTAAKQLLNSSRSLSVSFQGESLSIPVRKAKPAPATNNFGSTVRKGTPERRKVTAEFVTPERRKIAAAAESVTPVRGDRTENVKPSDQHRWPGRSKSLNSSFLTRSMDCGTIDKPKFGSESVIKSSMKSVIDIYHRARIESKLKPQSVNDKIDMKSAYGSAISVDALASDSESVSSGSTTGVHDGPIVIQGRGSQRGIVVPARFWKETNNRIRRGPELGSSVEKNGTLKTMAPSKQIGNKKFLIDSPTTSPRSVPASKGLSSPLRGGLRPASPNKALTSPLRRMPSPTRTRNGIMGSISNNSCIMPSILSFAADARRGRVGEDRIVDAHELRLLYNRHLQWRFVNARAEAALKAQTTTAERNLYNAWLTTLKLRHSVKSKRIQLLLLQQNMKLYSILKGQGPFLDNWSMIDGDHRNALSGAICALEASTIRLPVVEGARAEVQNVKDAISSSVDVMQAMGSSMCSLLPKVEQVDSMVYELADVVGNERALLDHCNDLLSSLTALQVKECSLKLLKETI, encoded by the exons ATGGTAGCTGCAGTATCAACAACGAAGCTAAATCCTAAGGTTACGTCGAATTGTTCGAGTTATCAGAATCCGAAAAGGCCGCCATTGTTGCCTTCAGAAGCTGAGAATAATGGACGTTCTAGAAGACCGAAAATCAAAGAGGTTAGTTCCCGGTACCTTTcgacttcttcttcatcttccgtCTCAACGACGTCGTCGAATAATACATCGACTACTTACTCTTCGTCGTCAAACTCCGTTGCCTCATTGCGGAGTCAATCGCCGATGCTGACTAGGACGGTTCGACCGGTTGCGACGCCGGTTCGGGATTCCGGTTCGGTTAAACGGTCCCAATCAGTGGACCGGAGACGGCCGGTGACGCCTGTATCAACAGAGACGTCTACTGCGGCAAAGCAGCTATTGAATTCCAGTAGGAGCTTATCCGTTTCGTTTCAAGGTGAATCATTATCTATACCTGTCCGTAAAGCAAAACCTGCTCCTGCTACGAACAATTTTGGTAGTACTGTAAGGAAGGGTACGCCGGAGAGGAGGAAAGTCACGGCGGAGTTTGTCACGCCGGAGAGGAGGAAAATTGCGGCAGCTGCAGAGTCAGTTACGCCGGTGAGAGGAGATCGGACTGAAAATGTAAAGCCGAGTGATCAGCATAGGTGGCCGGGGAGGTCAAAGTCACTGAATTCAAGTTTTCTTACACGAAGCATGGATTGTGGTACTATTGACAAGCCAAAATTTGGATCTGAAAGTGTCATTAAGTCATCGATGAAATCAGTAATTGACATATATCACAGAGCTAGAATTGAAAGTAAATTGAAACCTCAAAGTGTTAATGATAAGATTGATATGAAGTCAGCTTATGGATCAGCTATATCTGTTGATGCATTGGCTTCAGATAGTGAAAGTGTCTCTTCAGGGAGTACTACAGGTGTCCATGATGGTCCAATTGTGATTCAAGGGCGAGGAAGTCAACGAGGTATAGTTGTGCCTGCTAGGTTTTGGAAAGAGACTAACAACAGGATCCGACGAGGGCCAGAACTTGGTTCTTCTGTGGAGAAAAATGGTACATTGAAAACAATGGCTCCTTCAAAGCAAATTGGTAATAAGAAGTTTCTGATTGATAGCCCCACAACATCACCTCGGAGTGTCCCAGCTTCTAAAGGTTTATCTTCTCCTCTTCGAGGGGGTCTAAGACCAGCGTCACCAAATAAGGCATTGACATCTCCTTTAAGAAGGATGCCAAGTCCTACAAGAACAAGAAATGGTATTATGGGTTCAATATCTAATAACTCATGCATCATGCCTTCAATTTTGAGTTTTGCTGCTGATGCAAGAAGAGGGAGGGTAGGAGAGGACCGGATAGTTGATGCACATGAATTAAGGCTTCTATATAATCGTCACCTTCAATGGCGATTCGTCAATGCGCGAGCAGAAGCTGCACTAAAGGCACAGACAACAACAGCGGAG AGGAACCTGTACAATGCTTGGTTGACTACTTTAAAATTGCGGCATTCTGTTAAGTCCAAAAGAATTCAGCTGCTGCTGTTGCAGCAAAATATGAAGCTATATTCCATCCTCAAAGGACAA GGGCCATTTTTGGATAATTGGAGTATGATTGATGGAGATCATCGCAATGCATTGTCAGGGGCTATATGTGCTCTGGAAGCCAGCACTATTCGTCTCCCTGTTGTGGAAGGAGCTAGG GCAGAAGTTCAAAATGTGAAAGATGCTATTTCTTCAAGCGTTGATGTGATGCAGGCAATGGGATCCTCAATGTGTTCTTTGCTTCCAAAG
- the LOC107798973 gene encoding QWRF motif-containing protein 2 isoform X1, which produces MVAAVSTTKLNPKVTSNCSSYQNPKRPPLLPSEAENNGRSRRPKIKEVSSRYLSTSSSSSVSTTSSNNTSTTYSSSSNSVASLRSQSPMLTRTVRPVATPVRDSGSVKRSQSVDRRRPVTPVSTETSTAAKQLLNSSRSLSVSFQGESLSIPVRKAKPAPATNNFGSTVRKGTPERRKVTAEFVTPERRKIAAAAESVTPVRGDRTENVKPSDQHRWPGRSKSLNSSFLTRSMDCGTIDKPKFGSESVIKSSMKSVIDIYHRARIESKLKPQSVNDKIDMKSAYGSAISVDALASDSESVSSGSTTGVHDGPIVIQGRGSQRGIVVPARFWKETNNRIRRGPELGSSVEKNGTLKTMAPSKQIGNKKFLIDSPTTSPRSVPASKGLSSPLRGGLRPASPNKALTSPLRRMPSPTRTRNGIMGSISNNSCIMPSILSFAADARRGRVGEDRIVDAHELRLLYNRHLQWRFVNARAEAALKAQTTTAERNLYNAWLTTLKLRHSVKSKRIQLLLLQQNMKLYSILKGQGPFLDNWSMIDGDHRNALSGAICALEASTIRLPVVEGARAEVQNVKDAISSSVDVMQAMGSSMCSLLPKVEQVDSMVYELADVVGNERALLDHCNDLLSSLTALQVKECSLRTHLLQLKDAVSCSTTEV; this is translated from the exons ATGGTAGCTGCAGTATCAACAACGAAGCTAAATCCTAAGGTTACGTCGAATTGTTCGAGTTATCAGAATCCGAAAAGGCCGCCATTGTTGCCTTCAGAAGCTGAGAATAATGGACGTTCTAGAAGACCGAAAATCAAAGAGGTTAGTTCCCGGTACCTTTcgacttcttcttcatcttccgtCTCAACGACGTCGTCGAATAATACATCGACTACTTACTCTTCGTCGTCAAACTCCGTTGCCTCATTGCGGAGTCAATCGCCGATGCTGACTAGGACGGTTCGACCGGTTGCGACGCCGGTTCGGGATTCCGGTTCGGTTAAACGGTCCCAATCAGTGGACCGGAGACGGCCGGTGACGCCTGTATCAACAGAGACGTCTACTGCGGCAAAGCAGCTATTGAATTCCAGTAGGAGCTTATCCGTTTCGTTTCAAGGTGAATCATTATCTATACCTGTCCGTAAAGCAAAACCTGCTCCTGCTACGAACAATTTTGGTAGTACTGTAAGGAAGGGTACGCCGGAGAGGAGGAAAGTCACGGCGGAGTTTGTCACGCCGGAGAGGAGGAAAATTGCGGCAGCTGCAGAGTCAGTTACGCCGGTGAGAGGAGATCGGACTGAAAATGTAAAGCCGAGTGATCAGCATAGGTGGCCGGGGAGGTCAAAGTCACTGAATTCAAGTTTTCTTACACGAAGCATGGATTGTGGTACTATTGACAAGCCAAAATTTGGATCTGAAAGTGTCATTAAGTCATCGATGAAATCAGTAATTGACATATATCACAGAGCTAGAATTGAAAGTAAATTGAAACCTCAAAGTGTTAATGATAAGATTGATATGAAGTCAGCTTATGGATCAGCTATATCTGTTGATGCATTGGCTTCAGATAGTGAAAGTGTCTCTTCAGGGAGTACTACAGGTGTCCATGATGGTCCAATTGTGATTCAAGGGCGAGGAAGTCAACGAGGTATAGTTGTGCCTGCTAGGTTTTGGAAAGAGACTAACAACAGGATCCGACGAGGGCCAGAACTTGGTTCTTCTGTGGAGAAAAATGGTACATTGAAAACAATGGCTCCTTCAAAGCAAATTGGTAATAAGAAGTTTCTGATTGATAGCCCCACAACATCACCTCGGAGTGTCCCAGCTTCTAAAGGTTTATCTTCTCCTCTTCGAGGGGGTCTAAGACCAGCGTCACCAAATAAGGCATTGACATCTCCTTTAAGAAGGATGCCAAGTCCTACAAGAACAAGAAATGGTATTATGGGTTCAATATCTAATAACTCATGCATCATGCCTTCAATTTTGAGTTTTGCTGCTGATGCAAGAAGAGGGAGGGTAGGAGAGGACCGGATAGTTGATGCACATGAATTAAGGCTTCTATATAATCGTCACCTTCAATGGCGATTCGTCAATGCGCGAGCAGAAGCTGCACTAAAGGCACAGACAACAACAGCGGAG AGGAACCTGTACAATGCTTGGTTGACTACTTTAAAATTGCGGCATTCTGTTAAGTCCAAAAGAATTCAGCTGCTGCTGTTGCAGCAAAATATGAAGCTATATTCCATCCTCAAAGGACAA GGGCCATTTTTGGATAATTGGAGTATGATTGATGGAGATCATCGCAATGCATTGTCAGGGGCTATATGTGCTCTGGAAGCCAGCACTATTCGTCTCCCTGTTGTGGAAGGAGCTAGG GCAGAAGTTCAAAATGTGAAAGATGCTATTTCTTCAAGCGTTGATGTGATGCAGGCAATGGGATCCTCAATGTGTTCTTTGCTTCCAAAG